From Triticum aestivum cultivar Chinese Spring chromosome 4A, IWGSC CS RefSeq v2.1, whole genome shotgun sequence, a single genomic window includes:
- the LOC123085314 gene encoding protein TPR3 isoform X1, producing the protein MSSLSRELVFLILQFLDEEKFKETVHKLEQESGFYFNMKYFEDEVINGNWDEVERYLGGFTKVDDNRYSMKIFFEIRKQKYLEALDKHDRSKAVEILVKDLKVFASFNEELFKEITQLLTLENFRENEQLSKYGDTKSARAIMLVELKKLIEANPLFRDKLQFPNLKSSRLRTLINQSLNWQHQLCKNPRPNPDIKTLFVDHSCGQPNGARAPSPANNPLLGSIPKPGGFPQLGAHGPFQPAPTPVAPLAGWMSNPPAVTHPAVSGGAIGFGTPTNPAAMLKHPRTPSAANPSMDYPSGDSDHVSKRPRPVGLSEEVNLPVNMMPVTYPQSHSYPQDDFHKAVARTLSQGSAPMSMDFHPVQQTLLLVGTNVGDIGLWDVGTKERLVVRNFKVWELGKCSMALQAALVKDPTVSVNRIIWSPDGTLFGVAYSRHIVQIYSYHGGDDIRQHLEIDAHVGGVNDIAFAHPNKQLCIITCGDDKTIKVWEATSGTKQFTFEGHEAPVYSVCPHYKENIQFIFSTALDGKIKAWLYDNLGSRVDYDAPGHWCTTMAYSADGSRLFSCGTSKDGESHLVEWNESEGAVKRTYQGFRKRSMGVVQFDTTRNRFLAAGDEFVIKIWDMDNTSLLTTIEADGGLPASPRIRFNKEGTLLAVSTVDNGIKVLANADGVRLLRTLENRSFDASRSASETVTKPLINPLTAAAAAAAAAAAAATSSGTAAPSPITAMNGDNRSMVDVKPRIADESMDKSKVWKLMEITDTAQCRSLKLGDSIRTAKISRLIYTNSGVAILALASNAVHLLWKWPRNERNSTGKATASVSPQLWQPPSGILMTNDTIDNSPDEAVHCFALSKNDSYVMSASGGKISLFNMMTFKTMTTFMPPPPAATFLAFHPQDNNIIAIGMDDSTIQIYNVRIDEVKSKLRGHSKKITGLAFSNVLNVLVSSGADAQICVWNTDGWERQRSRFLQIPSGRPTSNILDTRVQFHQDQQHCLVVHETQIAIYDASKLEPVKQWPPRETSAPPITHATFSCDSQLIYASFLDATVCIFSASSLRLQCRILPASYLPQNISSNVHPVVVAAHPSEANQFALGLTDGSVYVMEPLESERKWGIPPPAENGSTSNMSTPPNGASSSDQPER; encoded by the exons ATGTCTTCTCTCAGCCGGGAGCTCGTCTTCCTCATCCTGCAGTTCCTCGATGAGGAGAAGTTCAAGGAGACCGTCCACAA GCTTGAGCAGGAGTCTGGCTTCTACTTCAACATGAAGTACTTCGAGGATGAGGTGATCAATGGCAATTGGGATGAGGTGGAGCGCTACCTCGGGGGCTTCACCAAAGTCGACGACAACCGCTACTCGATGAAGATATTCTTTGAGATCCGCAAGCAGAAGTATCTCGAGGCCCTCGACAA GCATGATCGGTCCAAGGCGGTTGAAATCTTGGTCAAGGACTTGAAGGTGTTTGCATCCTTTAATGAGGAGCTGTTTAAGGAGATCACACAGCTATTGACTCTGGAGAACTTCAG GGAGAATGAGCAGCTTTCCAAGTATGGTGATACAAAATCTGCAAGAGCAATAATGCTTGTTGAGCTGAAGAAGCTGATCGAAGCTAACCCCTTATTCCGTGACAAGCTTCAGTTTCCCAATCTGAAGAGTTCTAGATTACGGACACTTATCAATCAGAG CTTAAACTGGCAGCACCAGCTTTGCAAAAATCCCAGGCCTAATCCTGACATCAAGACCCTCTTTGTTGATCATTCTTGTGGACAACCAAATGGTGCACGTGCTCCATCACCAGCAAACAATCCACTACTTGGATCTATACCTAAACCTGGTGGTTTCCCCCAATTGGGCGCCCATGGA CCCTTTCAACCTGCACCAACACCTGTCGCACCTCTGGCCGGTTGGATGTCAAACCCTCCAGCAGTAACACATCCTGCTGTTTCTGGAGGTGCTATTGGATTTGGTACTCCTACGAATCCTG CTGCTATGTTGAAGCATCCTAGGACACCCTCGGCTGCTAACCCTTCTATGGACTATCCATCTGGAGATTCTGATCATGTCAGTAAGAGACCCAGGCCAGTTGGGTTGTCTGAGGAG GTGAATCTTCCGGTGAATATGATGCCAGTAACTTATCCGCAGAGCCATAGCTACCCGCAAGATGATTTCCATAAAGCTGTCGCACGGACATTGAGTCAAGGATCAGCTCCAATGAGCATGGATTTCCATCCAGTTCAACAAACTCTTCTTCTTG TTGGTACCAATGTTGGTGACATTGGATTGTGGGATGTTGGCACCAAGGAGAGACTTGTTGTAAGAAACTTCAAGGTTTGGGAGCTTGGGAAATGTTCTATGGCCCTCCAG GCAGCACTGGTTAAGGATCCTACCGTGTCAGTTAATCGCATAATTTGGAGTCCTGATGGAACCTTGTTTG GTGTTGCTTATTCAAGGCATATAGTACAGATTTATTCTTATCATGGTGGCGATGATATTAGGCAACACTTGGAG ATTGATGCACATGTTGGTGGCGTAAATGACATTGCATTCGCCCATCCAAATAAGCAGCTGTGTATAATTACCTGTGGAGACGATAAGACGATAAAG GTGTGGGAGGCCACTAGTGGAACAAAACAATTTACCTTCGAAGGTCATGAAGCTCCTGTCTATTCTGTTTGTCCACATTACAAGGAAAATATTCAG TTCATCTTTTCAACTGCTTTAGATGGAAAGATAAAGGCATGGCTGTATGATAATCTTGGGTCCAGAGTTGACTATGATGCACCAGGTCATTGGTGCACTACGATGGCATATAGTGCGGATGGTTCAAG ATTGTTTTCTTGCGGGACCAGCAAGGATGGTGAATCACACCTGGTGGAATGGAATGAGAGTGAAGGTGCGGTGAAGAGAACATACCAGGGATTTCGTAAGCGATCTATGGGTGTTGTACAATTCGATACGACGCGAAATAGGTTTTTGGCTGCTGGAGATGAATTCGTGATAAAGATTTGGGACATGGACAACACTAGTCTTCTGACTACCATTGAAGCTGATGGTGGCCTACCT GCAAGCCCGCGTATCCGCTTTAACAAGGAGGGTACTCTGTTGGCAGTCTCTACTGTTGATAATGGTATCAAAGTCTTAGCAAATGCTGATGGTGTTCGTTTATTGCGCACACTGGAAAATCGTTCTTTTGATGCTTCACGTAGTGCATCTGAGACTGTAACAAAG CCTCTAATAAACCCATTGACTGCTGCTGCTgcggcagccgccgccgctgccgccgctgcaacCAGTTCTGGAACTGCTGCTCCATCACCTATAACTGCAATG AACGGGGACAACAGAAGCATGGTTGATGTAAAACCTAGAATAGCTGATGAGTCAATGGATAAGTCAAAGGTCTGGAAGCTTATGGAGATAACTGATACAGCTCAGTGCAGATCATTAAAACTAGGTGATAGTATTAGGACAGCTAAG ATCTCGAGACTGATCTACACAAATTCAGGTGTTGCTATCTTGGCTTTAGCTTCAAATGCCGTCCATCTACTGTGGAAATGGCCACGTAATGAACGAAATTCAACTGGAAAG GCTACTGCTAGTGTTTCTCCTCAATTATGGCAACCTCCAAGTGGCATTCTCATGACTAATGACACAATTGACAATAGTCCTGATGAGGCCGTTCACTGCTTTGCTTTGTCAAAGAATGATTCATATGTCATGTCAGCTTCAGGAGGGAAAATCTCTCTATTCAACATGATGACTTTTAAG ACGATGACGACGTTTATGCCTCCGCCACCAGCAGCTACTTTCCTCGCATTCCATCCTCAAGATAACAACATAATTGCAATTGGAATGGATGATTCAACCATCCAAATTTACAACGTTCGGATTGATGAG GTCAAAAGTAAACTTAGAGGGCACTCTAAGAAAATTACAGGTCTTGCCTTTTCAAATGTGTTAAATGTTTTGGTATCCTCTGGAGCTGATGCACAG ATATGTGTTTGGAACACTGATGGGTGGGAGAGGCAAAGGAGCAGATTTTTGCAGATACCATCTGGTCGCCCAACGTCCAACATCTTAGACACACGAGTTCAGTTCCACCAAGATCAACAGCATTGTCTTGTTGTCCATGAGACCCAGATTGCCATCTATGATGCCTCAAAATTAGAACCCGTGAAGCAG TGGCCTCCTCGGGAGACATCTGCTCCTCCAATAACGCATGCTACATTCTCATGTGATAGTCAACTGATTTATGCAAGCTTTCTAGATGCCACTGTCTGCATATTTAGCGCATCAAGTTTGAGACTTCAATGCCGAATTCTTCCAGCTTCTTATCTTCCTCAAAATATCAG TTCAAATGTTCATCCAGTTGTGGTTGCGGCACATCCTTCGGAAGCAAATCAGTTTGCTCTAGGCCTTACCGATGGCAGCGTTTATGTCATGGAACCGTTGGAATCTGAGAGAAAGTGGGGAATTCCTCCACCAGCGGAGAATGGATCGACGAGCAACATGTCCACACCTCCTAATGGAGCTTCGAGTTCTGATCAACCAGAAAGATAA
- the LOC123085314 gene encoding protein TPR3 isoform X2: MSSLSRELVFLILQFLDEEKFKETVHKLEQESGFYFNMKYFEDEVINGNWDEVERYLGGFTKVDDNRYSMKIFFEIRKQKYLEALDKHDRSKAVEILVKDLKVFASFNEELFKEITQLLTLENFRENEQLSKYGDTKSARAIMLVELKKLIEANPLFRDKLQFPNLKSSRLRTLINQSLNWQHQLCKNPRPNPDIKTLFVDHSCGQPNGARAPSPANNPLLGSIPKPGGFPQLGAHGPFQPAPTPVAPLAGWMSNPPAVTHPAVSGGAIGFAAMLKHPRTPSAANPSMDYPSGDSDHVSKRPRPVGLSEEVNLPVNMMPVTYPQSHSYPQDDFHKAVARTLSQGSAPMSMDFHPVQQTLLLVGTNVGDIGLWDVGTKERLVVRNFKVWELGKCSMALQAALVKDPTVSVNRIIWSPDGTLFGVAYSRHIVQIYSYHGGDDIRQHLEIDAHVGGVNDIAFAHPNKQLCIITCGDDKTIKVWEATSGTKQFTFEGHEAPVYSVCPHYKENIQFIFSTALDGKIKAWLYDNLGSRVDYDAPGHWCTTMAYSADGSRLFSCGTSKDGESHLVEWNESEGAVKRTYQGFRKRSMGVVQFDTTRNRFLAAGDEFVIKIWDMDNTSLLTTIEADGGLPASPRIRFNKEGTLLAVSTVDNGIKVLANADGVRLLRTLENRSFDASRSASETVTKPLINPLTAAAAAAAAAAAAATSSGTAAPSPITAMNGDNRSMVDVKPRIADESMDKSKVWKLMEITDTAQCRSLKLGDSIRTAKISRLIYTNSGVAILALASNAVHLLWKWPRNERNSTGKATASVSPQLWQPPSGILMTNDTIDNSPDEAVHCFALSKNDSYVMSASGGKISLFNMMTFKTMTTFMPPPPAATFLAFHPQDNNIIAIGMDDSTIQIYNVRIDEVKSKLRGHSKKITGLAFSNVLNVLVSSGADAQICVWNTDGWERQRSRFLQIPSGRPTSNILDTRVQFHQDQQHCLVVHETQIAIYDASKLEPVKQWPPRETSAPPITHATFSCDSQLIYASFLDATVCIFSASSLRLQCRILPASYLPQNISSNVHPVVVAAHPSEANQFALGLTDGSVYVMEPLESERKWGIPPPAENGSTSNMSTPPNGASSSDQPER, translated from the exons ATGTCTTCTCTCAGCCGGGAGCTCGTCTTCCTCATCCTGCAGTTCCTCGATGAGGAGAAGTTCAAGGAGACCGTCCACAA GCTTGAGCAGGAGTCTGGCTTCTACTTCAACATGAAGTACTTCGAGGATGAGGTGATCAATGGCAATTGGGATGAGGTGGAGCGCTACCTCGGGGGCTTCACCAAAGTCGACGACAACCGCTACTCGATGAAGATATTCTTTGAGATCCGCAAGCAGAAGTATCTCGAGGCCCTCGACAA GCATGATCGGTCCAAGGCGGTTGAAATCTTGGTCAAGGACTTGAAGGTGTTTGCATCCTTTAATGAGGAGCTGTTTAAGGAGATCACACAGCTATTGACTCTGGAGAACTTCAG GGAGAATGAGCAGCTTTCCAAGTATGGTGATACAAAATCTGCAAGAGCAATAATGCTTGTTGAGCTGAAGAAGCTGATCGAAGCTAACCCCTTATTCCGTGACAAGCTTCAGTTTCCCAATCTGAAGAGTTCTAGATTACGGACACTTATCAATCAGAG CTTAAACTGGCAGCACCAGCTTTGCAAAAATCCCAGGCCTAATCCTGACATCAAGACCCTCTTTGTTGATCATTCTTGTGGACAACCAAATGGTGCACGTGCTCCATCACCAGCAAACAATCCACTACTTGGATCTATACCTAAACCTGGTGGTTTCCCCCAATTGGGCGCCCATGGA CCCTTTCAACCTGCACCAACACCTGTCGCACCTCTGGCCGGTTGGATGTCAAACCCTCCAGCAGTAACACATCCTGCTGTTTCTGGAGGTGCTATTGGATTTG CTGCTATGTTGAAGCATCCTAGGACACCCTCGGCTGCTAACCCTTCTATGGACTATCCATCTGGAGATTCTGATCATGTCAGTAAGAGACCCAGGCCAGTTGGGTTGTCTGAGGAG GTGAATCTTCCGGTGAATATGATGCCAGTAACTTATCCGCAGAGCCATAGCTACCCGCAAGATGATTTCCATAAAGCTGTCGCACGGACATTGAGTCAAGGATCAGCTCCAATGAGCATGGATTTCCATCCAGTTCAACAAACTCTTCTTCTTG TTGGTACCAATGTTGGTGACATTGGATTGTGGGATGTTGGCACCAAGGAGAGACTTGTTGTAAGAAACTTCAAGGTTTGGGAGCTTGGGAAATGTTCTATGGCCCTCCAG GCAGCACTGGTTAAGGATCCTACCGTGTCAGTTAATCGCATAATTTGGAGTCCTGATGGAACCTTGTTTG GTGTTGCTTATTCAAGGCATATAGTACAGATTTATTCTTATCATGGTGGCGATGATATTAGGCAACACTTGGAG ATTGATGCACATGTTGGTGGCGTAAATGACATTGCATTCGCCCATCCAAATAAGCAGCTGTGTATAATTACCTGTGGAGACGATAAGACGATAAAG GTGTGGGAGGCCACTAGTGGAACAAAACAATTTACCTTCGAAGGTCATGAAGCTCCTGTCTATTCTGTTTGTCCACATTACAAGGAAAATATTCAG TTCATCTTTTCAACTGCTTTAGATGGAAAGATAAAGGCATGGCTGTATGATAATCTTGGGTCCAGAGTTGACTATGATGCACCAGGTCATTGGTGCACTACGATGGCATATAGTGCGGATGGTTCAAG ATTGTTTTCTTGCGGGACCAGCAAGGATGGTGAATCACACCTGGTGGAATGGAATGAGAGTGAAGGTGCGGTGAAGAGAACATACCAGGGATTTCGTAAGCGATCTATGGGTGTTGTACAATTCGATACGACGCGAAATAGGTTTTTGGCTGCTGGAGATGAATTCGTGATAAAGATTTGGGACATGGACAACACTAGTCTTCTGACTACCATTGAAGCTGATGGTGGCCTACCT GCAAGCCCGCGTATCCGCTTTAACAAGGAGGGTACTCTGTTGGCAGTCTCTACTGTTGATAATGGTATCAAAGTCTTAGCAAATGCTGATGGTGTTCGTTTATTGCGCACACTGGAAAATCGTTCTTTTGATGCTTCACGTAGTGCATCTGAGACTGTAACAAAG CCTCTAATAAACCCATTGACTGCTGCTGCTgcggcagccgccgccgctgccgccgctgcaacCAGTTCTGGAACTGCTGCTCCATCACCTATAACTGCAATG AACGGGGACAACAGAAGCATGGTTGATGTAAAACCTAGAATAGCTGATGAGTCAATGGATAAGTCAAAGGTCTGGAAGCTTATGGAGATAACTGATACAGCTCAGTGCAGATCATTAAAACTAGGTGATAGTATTAGGACAGCTAAG ATCTCGAGACTGATCTACACAAATTCAGGTGTTGCTATCTTGGCTTTAGCTTCAAATGCCGTCCATCTACTGTGGAAATGGCCACGTAATGAACGAAATTCAACTGGAAAG GCTACTGCTAGTGTTTCTCCTCAATTATGGCAACCTCCAAGTGGCATTCTCATGACTAATGACACAATTGACAATAGTCCTGATGAGGCCGTTCACTGCTTTGCTTTGTCAAAGAATGATTCATATGTCATGTCAGCTTCAGGAGGGAAAATCTCTCTATTCAACATGATGACTTTTAAG ACGATGACGACGTTTATGCCTCCGCCACCAGCAGCTACTTTCCTCGCATTCCATCCTCAAGATAACAACATAATTGCAATTGGAATGGATGATTCAACCATCCAAATTTACAACGTTCGGATTGATGAG GTCAAAAGTAAACTTAGAGGGCACTCTAAGAAAATTACAGGTCTTGCCTTTTCAAATGTGTTAAATGTTTTGGTATCCTCTGGAGCTGATGCACAG ATATGTGTTTGGAACACTGATGGGTGGGAGAGGCAAAGGAGCAGATTTTTGCAGATACCATCTGGTCGCCCAACGTCCAACATCTTAGACACACGAGTTCAGTTCCACCAAGATCAACAGCATTGTCTTGTTGTCCATGAGACCCAGATTGCCATCTATGATGCCTCAAAATTAGAACCCGTGAAGCAG TGGCCTCCTCGGGAGACATCTGCTCCTCCAATAACGCATGCTACATTCTCATGTGATAGTCAACTGATTTATGCAAGCTTTCTAGATGCCACTGTCTGCATATTTAGCGCATCAAGTTTGAGACTTCAATGCCGAATTCTTCCAGCTTCTTATCTTCCTCAAAATATCAG TTCAAATGTTCATCCAGTTGTGGTTGCGGCACATCCTTCGGAAGCAAATCAGTTTGCTCTAGGCCTTACCGATGGCAGCGTTTATGTCATGGAACCGTTGGAATCTGAGAGAAAGTGGGGAATTCCTCCACCAGCGGAGAATGGATCGACGAGCAACATGTCCACACCTCCTAATGGAGCTTCGAGTTCTGATCAACCAGAAAGATAA
- the LOC123085316 gene encoding chorismate synthase 2, chloroplastic isoform X1 has protein sequence MAAAPTSHQLAAGAPWSSLPRGGFRALTDSAPASVRFSVGRRRAARLEVKAAGNIFGDYFQVATYGESHGGGVGCVISGCPPRIPLTEEDMQGDLDRRRPGQSRITTPRKETDTCKILSGTYEGMTTGTPIHVFVPNTDQRGGDYTEMAKAYRPSHADLTYDLKYGVRSVQGGGRSSARETIGRVAAGAVAKKILKLKCGVEILAFVSKVHQVVLPEDAVDYETLTLDQIESNICRCPDPEYAQKMIDAIDKVRINGNSIGGVVTCIARNVPRGLGSPVFDKLEALLAKAMLSLPASKGFEIGSGFAGTDLTGSEHNDEFYMDEAGNVRTRTNRSGGVQGGISNGETIYFKVAFKPTATIGKKQNTVTRDHEDIELKTRGRHDPCVVPRVHRGSSVLSSDLSPVIAFVAVPMVETMAALVLMDQLMAHVAQCEMFPLNLALQEPIGSANSTPALAPDLA, from the exons ATGGCAGCCGCGCCCACGTCGCACCAGCTCGCCGCCGGGGCGCCCTGGAGCTCCCTCCCCCGCGGCGGGTTCCGGGCGCTCACGGACTCCGCCCCCGCCTCCGTCCGCTTCTccgtcggccgccgccgcgccgcccgcctag AGGTGAAGGCGGCTGGAAATATCTTCGGGGACTACTTCCAGGTTGCAACTTATGGAGAGTCTCACGGAGGTGGCGTTGGCTGCGTTATCAGTGGTTGTCCACCCAGAATCCCACTCACCGAGGAAGACATGCAAGGAGACCTTGATCGAAG GCGGCCAGGTCAGAGCAGAATAACAACCCCAAGGAAGGAGACCGATACTTGTAAAATTCTTTCAGGGACATATGAAG GAATGACCACTGGGACGCCGATTCATGTTTTTGTCCCAAACACGGATCAAAGAGGGGGT GATTACACTGAAATGGCTAAGGCATACAGACCTTCCCATGCGGATTTAACTTATGACCTCAAGTACGGTGTTAGATCTGTTCAG GGAGGTGGAAGGTCATCAGCAAGAGAAACCATTGGAAGGGTAGCTGCAGGAGCTGTTGcaaagaaaattcttaagctcaaaTGTGGAGTAGAG ATTCTAGCATTTGTTTCCAAAGTGCATCAAGTGGTACTTCCTGAAGACGCAGTTGATTACGAAACTCTTACCCTGGATCAG ATAGAGAGCAACATTTGTAGATGTCCTGATCCAGAATATGCACAGAAGatgattgatgcaattgataaagTACGGATTAATGGGAATTCGATTGGTGGGGTGGTCACATGCATTGCCAGAAATGTTCCTCGT GGGCTTGGCTCTCCTGTATTTGACAAACTTGAAGCTCTACTGGCAAAGGCTATGCTTTCTCTTCCTGCAAGCAAGGGGTTTGAGATCGGTAGTGGATTTGCAG GTACTGACCTAACTGGAAGTGAGCATAACGATGAGTTTTATATGGATGAGGCTGGAAATGTGAGAACACGAACCAATCGCTCAGGCGGTGTACAG GGAGGGATATCAAATGGTGAAACTATATACTTCAAAGTAGCTTTCAAGCCAACAGCAACTATTGGG AAGAAGCAAAATACTGTAACAAGGGATCATGAGGATATCGAACTAAAGACAAGGGGTCGCCATGACCCATGTGTTGTCCCTCGGG ttcACAGAGGAAGTAGTGTCCTATCATCTGATCTTTCCCCCGTCATTGCTTTTGTAGCTGTTCCAATGGTGGAGACGATGGCCGCATTGGTCCTCATGGACCAACTGATGGCACATGTTGCTCAATGCGAGATGTTCCCGCTGAACCTTGCCCTACAAGAACCAATCGGCTCTGCGAACAGTACACCTGCGTTGGCACCAGATCTAGCATAA
- the LOC123085316 gene encoding chorismate synthase 2, chloroplastic isoform X2 → MAAAPTSHQLAAGAPWSSLPRGGFRALTDSAPASVRFSVGRRRAARLEVKAAGNIFGDYFQVATYGESHGGGVGCVISGCPPRIPLTEEDMQGDLDRRRPGQSRITTPRKETDTCKILSGTYEGMTTGTPIHVFVPNTDQRGGDYTEMAKAYRPSHADLTYDLKYGVRSVQGGGRSSARETIGRVAAGAVAKKILKLKCGVEILAFVSKVHQVVLPEDAVDYETLTLDQIESNICRCPDPEYAQKMIDAIDKVRINGNSIGGVVTCIARNVPRGLGSPVFDKLEALLAKAMLSLPASKGFEIGSGFAGTDLTGSEHNDEFYMDEAGNVRTRTNRSGGVQGGISNGETIYFKVAFKPTATIGKKQNTVTRDHEDIELKTRGRHDPCVVPRAVPMVETMAALVLMDQLMAHVAQCEMFPLNLALQEPIGSANSTPALAPDLA, encoded by the exons ATGGCAGCCGCGCCCACGTCGCACCAGCTCGCCGCCGGGGCGCCCTGGAGCTCCCTCCCCCGCGGCGGGTTCCGGGCGCTCACGGACTCCGCCCCCGCCTCCGTCCGCTTCTccgtcggccgccgccgcgccgcccgcctag AGGTGAAGGCGGCTGGAAATATCTTCGGGGACTACTTCCAGGTTGCAACTTATGGAGAGTCTCACGGAGGTGGCGTTGGCTGCGTTATCAGTGGTTGTCCACCCAGAATCCCACTCACCGAGGAAGACATGCAAGGAGACCTTGATCGAAG GCGGCCAGGTCAGAGCAGAATAACAACCCCAAGGAAGGAGACCGATACTTGTAAAATTCTTTCAGGGACATATGAAG GAATGACCACTGGGACGCCGATTCATGTTTTTGTCCCAAACACGGATCAAAGAGGGGGT GATTACACTGAAATGGCTAAGGCATACAGACCTTCCCATGCGGATTTAACTTATGACCTCAAGTACGGTGTTAGATCTGTTCAG GGAGGTGGAAGGTCATCAGCAAGAGAAACCATTGGAAGGGTAGCTGCAGGAGCTGTTGcaaagaaaattcttaagctcaaaTGTGGAGTAGAG ATTCTAGCATTTGTTTCCAAAGTGCATCAAGTGGTACTTCCTGAAGACGCAGTTGATTACGAAACTCTTACCCTGGATCAG ATAGAGAGCAACATTTGTAGATGTCCTGATCCAGAATATGCACAGAAGatgattgatgcaattgataaagTACGGATTAATGGGAATTCGATTGGTGGGGTGGTCACATGCATTGCCAGAAATGTTCCTCGT GGGCTTGGCTCTCCTGTATTTGACAAACTTGAAGCTCTACTGGCAAAGGCTATGCTTTCTCTTCCTGCAAGCAAGGGGTTTGAGATCGGTAGTGGATTTGCAG GTACTGACCTAACTGGAAGTGAGCATAACGATGAGTTTTATATGGATGAGGCTGGAAATGTGAGAACACGAACCAATCGCTCAGGCGGTGTACAG GGAGGGATATCAAATGGTGAAACTATATACTTCAAAGTAGCTTTCAAGCCAACAGCAACTATTGGG AAGAAGCAAAATACTGTAACAAGGGATCATGAGGATATCGAACTAAAGACAAGGGGTCGCCATGACCCATGTGTTGTCCCTCGGG CTGTTCCAATGGTGGAGACGATGGCCGCATTGGTCCTCATGGACCAACTGATGGCACATGTTGCTCAATGCGAGATGTTCCCGCTGAACCTTGCCCTACAAGAACCAATCGGCTCTGCGAACAGTACACCTGCGTTGGCACCAGATCTAGCATAA